From the genome of Mesorhizobium japonicum MAFF 303099, one region includes:
- a CDS encoding acetyl-CoA carboxylase biotin carboxylase subunit — protein sequence MFTKILIANRGEIACRVIKTARKMGIATVAVYSDADRDAVHVEMADEAVHIGPSPAAQSYLVPEKIIAACKETGAQAVHPGYGFLSERAAFCEALEKEGIVFIGPKPKAIKAMGDKIESKKFANAAKVSTVPGWLGVIENADHAEKIAGEIGYPVMIKASAGGGGKGMRIAWNQSEVRDGFDRARSEAKSSFGDDRVFIEKFVVDPRHIEIQVLADAHGNALYLGERECSIQRRNQKVAEEAPSPFLDAKTRKAMGEQSVALARAVDYQSAGTVEFIVDKDKNFYFLEMNTRLQVEHPVTELVTGIDLVEQMIRVAAGEKLSLKQSDIKLNGWAVESRLYAEDPYRNFLPSIGRLTRYRPPEEGQFGDVVIRNDTGVTEGSEISMFYDPMLAKLCTWAPTRIEAIDAMSEVLDSFVVDGIEHNIPFLAALMQHPRWREGAISTGFIAEEYPDGFAPVVPNSREKAVLASIVTAVELLRRDRLDRLGGRLAPHSGVLKRDWVVRLGDDYLQASILEGMISIPMEIDLSIDGGKALTVSSDWRPGDLIWRGTVGKRSVVAQIRPVANGLRIAWKGMSVTARAMLPRIAELERLMPEKVAPDTSKLLLCPMPGLVVSIAVTEGQEVKAGETLAVVEAMKMENVLRAERDLVVSKLNAKPGDSLAVDAVIMEFA from the coding sequence ATGTTCACGAAAATCCTGATCGCCAACCGTGGCGAGATCGCCTGTCGCGTCATCAAGACGGCGCGCAAGATGGGGATTGCCACGGTCGCTGTCTATTCCGATGCCGATCGCGATGCCGTGCATGTCGAGATGGCCGACGAGGCGGTGCATATCGGGCCTTCGCCCGCCGCGCAGAGTTATCTTGTCCCTGAAAAGATCATCGCCGCCTGCAAGGAAACCGGGGCTCAGGCCGTGCATCCCGGTTATGGCTTCCTGTCCGAACGCGCCGCCTTCTGCGAGGCGCTGGAGAAGGAAGGCATCGTCTTCATCGGTCCGAAGCCCAAGGCGATCAAGGCGATGGGCGACAAGATCGAATCGAAGAAATTCGCCAACGCCGCCAAGGTTTCGACCGTGCCCGGCTGGCTCGGCGTCATCGAGAATGCCGACCATGCCGAAAAGATCGCCGGCGAGATCGGCTATCCCGTGATGATCAAGGCCTCGGCCGGCGGCGGCGGCAAGGGCATGCGCATCGCCTGGAACCAGTCGGAAGTGCGCGACGGCTTCGACCGGGCGCGCTCGGAAGCCAAGAGCTCGTTCGGCGATGACCGCGTGTTCATCGAAAAATTCGTCGTCGATCCGCGCCATATCGAAATCCAGGTGCTGGCCGACGCGCATGGCAATGCGCTCTATCTCGGCGAGCGTGAATGCTCGATCCAACGCCGCAACCAAAAGGTCGCGGAAGAGGCGCCGTCGCCATTCCTCGACGCCAAGACGCGCAAGGCCATGGGCGAGCAGTCGGTGGCGCTAGCCAGGGCCGTCGACTATCAGAGTGCCGGCACGGTCGAGTTCATCGTCGACAAGGACAAGAACTTCTATTTCCTTGAAATGAATACACGATTGCAGGTCGAGCATCCGGTGACGGAGCTCGTCACCGGCATCGATCTGGTCGAGCAGATGATCCGCGTCGCCGCCGGCGAAAAACTCTCTTTGAAGCAAAGCGACATCAAGCTGAATGGCTGGGCCGTGGAAAGCCGGCTCTATGCCGAGGATCCCTATCGCAATTTCCTGCCGTCGATCGGCCGGCTGACGCGCTACCGGCCGCCGGAGGAGGGGCAATTCGGCGATGTCGTCATCCGCAACGATACCGGCGTCACCGAAGGCTCCGAGATTTCGATGTTCTATGACCCGATGCTCGCCAAATTGTGTACCTGGGCTCCGACGCGCATCGAGGCGATCGATGCCATGTCGGAAGTGCTCGACAGTTTTGTGGTCGATGGCATCGAGCACAATATCCCGTTCCTGGCCGCGCTGATGCAGCATCCGCGCTGGCGGGAAGGGGCAATATCGACCGGCTTCATAGCCGAGGAATATCCCGACGGTTTTGCGCCTGTCGTGCCGAACAGCCGGGAAAAGGCCGTGCTGGCCTCGATCGTGACCGCGGTGGAACTGCTGCGCCGCGACCGGCTCGACCGGCTGGGCGGGCGGTTGGCGCCGCATTCGGGAGTACTCAAGCGCGATTGGGTCGTGAGGCTCGGCGACGACTATCTCCAGGCGTCCATCCTCGAAGGCATGATTTCCATTCCGATGGAGATCGACCTGTCGATCGATGGCGGCAAGGCGCTGACCGTTTCATCCGACTGGCGGCCAGGCGACCTGATCTGGCGCGGCACGGTCGGCAAGCGCTCCGTCGTCGCCCAGATCCGGCCTGTCGCCAACGGTCTTCGCATCGCCTGGAAAGGCATGTCGGTGACCGCGCGCGCCATGCTGCCGCGCATCGCCGAGCTGGAGCGGCTTATGCCGGAGAAGGTGGCGCCGGACACGTCGAAACTGCTGCTTTGCCCGATGCCCGGCCTCGTCGTGTCGATCGCTGTCACCGAGGGCCAGGAGGTGAAGGCCGGCGAGACCTTAGCCGTGGTCGAGGCGATGAAGATGGAAAACGTGCTGCGCGCCGAACGCGATCTCGTCGTGTCGAAATTGAACGCCAAGCCGGGCGACAGTCTGGCCGTCGACGCGGTGATCATGGAATTCGCCTGA
- a CDS encoding S-(hydroxymethyl)glutathione dehydrogenase/class III alcohol dehydrogenase, whose translation MKTRAAVAVAAGKPLEIMEVDLDGPREGEVLVEIKATGICHTDEFTLSGADPEGLFPAILGHEGAGVVVDVGKGVTSVKKGDHVIPLYTPECRQCPSCLSRKTNLCTAIRATQGQGLMPDGSSRFSIGKDKIFHYMGCSTFSNFTVLPEIALAKVNPDAPFDKICYIGCGVTTGIGAVINTAKVEQGATAVVFGLGGIGLNVIQGLKLAGADMIIGVDLNNDKKAWGERFGMTHFVNPKEIDGDIVPHLVNMTKRGADQIGGADYTFDCTGNTKVMRQALEASHRGWGKSVVIGVAGAGQEISTRPFQLVTGRTWMGTAFGGARGRTDVPRIVDWYMDGKIQIDPMITHLLKLEDINKGFDLMHEGKSIRSVVVY comes from the coding sequence ATGAAGACCCGCGCCGCTGTCGCTGTCGCCGCCGGAAAGCCGCTGGAGATCATGGAGGTCGACCTCGACGGTCCGCGCGAAGGCGAGGTTCTGGTCGAGATCAAGGCGACCGGCATCTGCCACACCGACGAGTTCACCTTGTCGGGCGCCGATCCCGAAGGGCTGTTCCCGGCCATTCTCGGCCATGAGGGCGCCGGTGTCGTGGTCGATGTCGGCAAGGGTGTCACCTCGGTCAAGAAGGGCGACCATGTCATCCCGCTCTATACGCCGGAATGCCGGCAGTGCCCGTCCTGCTTGTCGAGAAAGACCAATCTGTGCACGGCGATCCGCGCCACGCAGGGGCAAGGCTTGATGCCGGACGGCTCGTCGCGCTTCTCGATCGGCAAGGACAAGATCTTTCACTATATGGGCTGCTCGACCTTCTCCAACTTCACCGTTCTGCCCGAGATCGCGCTGGCCAAGGTTAACCCGGACGCCCCCTTCGACAAGATCTGCTACATCGGCTGCGGCGTCACCACCGGCATCGGCGCCGTCATCAACACCGCCAAGGTTGAGCAAGGCGCGACCGCTGTCGTCTTCGGCCTCGGCGGCATCGGCCTCAACGTCATCCAGGGCCTGAAGCTCGCCGGTGCCGACATGATCATCGGCGTCGACCTCAACAACGACAAGAAGGCCTGGGGCGAGCGGTTCGGCATGACGCATTTCGTCAATCCGAAGGAGATCGACGGCGACATCGTCCCTCACCTCGTCAACATGACCAAGCGCGGCGCCGACCAGATCGGCGGCGCCGACTACACGTTCGACTGCACCGGCAACACCAAGGTGATGCGCCAGGCGCTGGAAGCCTCGCACCGCGGTTGGGGCAAGTCGGTCGTCATCGGCGTCGCCGGCGCCGGCCAGGAGATCTCGACGCGTCCGTTCCAGCTGGTCACCGGTCGCACCTGGATGGGCACCGCCTTCGGCGGCGCGCGCGGCCGCACCGACGTGCCGCGGATCGTCGACTGGTACATGGACGGCAAGATCCAGATCGATCCGATGATCACCCATTTGCTGAAGCTGGAAGACATCAACAAGGGGTTCGACCTCATGCATGAGGGCAAGTCGATCCGTAGCGTCGTGGTTTACTGA
- the gfa gene encoding S-(hydroxymethyl)glutathione synthase produces the protein MAEKLHPRIDNGLPKESASFAGGTLVCACTSKPVKVKVKGQIAHNHACGCTKCWKPEGAIFSVVAVAGTGDVTVTENGDKLKVVDASALIQRHACTGCGVHMHGPVERDHAFKGLTFIHPERFVEDGWSPPGFTAFVSSIIESGVDPKRMDGIRAQLRTIGLEPYDCLNPGLMDYIATWTAKKSGALPA, from the coding sequence ATGGCGGAAAAACTGCATCCGAGAATCGACAATGGCCTGCCCAAGGAGAGCGCGAGCTTTGCCGGCGGCACGCTGGTCTGCGCCTGCACCAGCAAGCCGGTCAAGGTGAAGGTCAAGGGGCAGATCGCCCACAACCATGCCTGCGGCTGCACCAAATGCTGGAAGCCGGAAGGTGCTATATTCTCGGTGGTTGCCGTTGCCGGCACCGGCGACGTCACTGTCACCGAGAACGGCGACAAGCTGAAAGTGGTCGACGCTAGCGCGCTGATCCAGCGCCATGCCTGCACCGGCTGCGGCGTCCACATGCACGGACCGGTCGAGCGCGACCATGCGTTCAAAGGCCTGACCTTCATCCACCCCGAGCGCTTCGTCGAGGATGGTTGGTCGCCACCGGGCTTCACCGCCTTCGTCTCGTCGATCATCGAATCCGGCGTCGATCCAAAGCGGATGGACGGCATCCGGGCGCAGCTAAGGACGATCGGGCTGGAGCCCTATGACTGCCTCAACCCCGGCCTGATGGACTATATCGCCACCTGGACGGCGAAGAAGTCCGGCGCCTTGCCGGCCTGA
- a CDS encoding YaiI/YqxD family protein, with product MPAPTIYVDADACPVKAEVEKVAERLGVVVTYVSNGGLRPSRDPMIRNVVVSKGADAADDWIVENAKSNDVVVTADIPLAARAVALGAHVLGPTGRPFTPETIGMAVAMRDLKQHLRETGESKGYNASFAPQDRSRFLGELDRILRRALKSATPG from the coding sequence ATGCCCGCCCCCACCATTTACGTCGATGCCGACGCCTGCCCGGTCAAGGCCGAGGTCGAAAAGGTCGCCGAGCGCCTCGGCGTCGTCGTCACCTACGTCTCCAATGGCGGCTTGCGGCCATCGCGCGATCCGATGATCCGCAATGTCGTGGTCTCCAAGGGCGCCGACGCCGCCGACGACTGGATTGTCGAGAACGCCAAATCCAACGATGTCGTGGTGACTGCCGATATTCCGCTTGCCGCTCGAGCGGTGGCGCTCGGCGCGCATGTGCTTGGGCCCACCGGGAGGCCGTTCACGCCCGAAACGATCGGCATGGCGGTGGCCATGCGCGACCTCAAGCAGCATTTACGCGAGACCGGTGAAAGCAAGGGCTACAATGCCTCCTTCGCACCGCAGGACCGTTCGCGGTTCCTTGGTGAACTCGACCGCATCTTGCGGCGCGCGCTGAAATCCGCCACACCCGGCTAG
- a CDS encoding DUF1345 domain-containing protein, which yields MAAETPIPRPVQRHMLFAMSACFGALAFLVALLLHAPLAYSIGANAFFAAYVILVVSQMPKFTGKYLSKNARATDQPVLVIFAVTLVVVIVAVVSLFLLINQKNRGNSVELGFALLSIPLGWFTIHAMAALHYAHVYWMDGDAVDAETKKKIPVGGLLFPGDKRPEGWDFLYFSAVIGMTAQTADTNISTTHMRCVVLVHSILSFFFNTVIVAAAVNLAVSLGGP from the coding sequence ATGGCCGCCGAAACCCCGATCCCGAGACCCGTGCAGCGCCATATGCTGTTCGCGATGTCGGCGTGTTTCGGGGCGCTCGCGTTCCTCGTGGCGTTGCTGCTGCATGCCCCGCTCGCCTACTCGATCGGCGCCAATGCCTTTTTCGCCGCCTACGTCATTCTTGTCGTCAGCCAGATGCCCAAATTCACCGGAAAATATCTGAGCAAGAACGCGCGCGCCACCGATCAGCCGGTGCTGGTCATCTTCGCGGTGACGCTCGTCGTCGTTATCGTCGCCGTTGTCTCATTGTTCCTGCTTATCAATCAAAAGAACAGAGGCAATTCCGTCGAACTCGGTTTCGCGCTGCTGTCGATCCCGCTTGGCTGGTTCACCATCCATGCCATGGCCGCACTTCATTATGCGCATGTCTACTGGATGGACGGCGATGCGGTGGACGCTGAAACCAAGAAGAAAATCCCGGTCGGCGGATTGCTGTTCCCAGGCGACAAGCGCCCGGAAGGTTGGGATTTCCTCTATTTCTCGGCAGTCATCGGCATGACGGCGCAAACCGCCGACACCAACATCTCGACCACGCATATGCGCTGTGTCGTCCTCGTCCACTCGATCCTGTCGTTTTTCTTCAACACGGTCATCGTCGCCGCGGCCGTCAATCTCGCCGTCAGCCTGGGTGGTCCGTAA
- a CDS encoding cytochrome b/b6 domain-containing protein translates to MQSVARSQSATGPDAPVSSDSTLIYRQSRWTRLTHWIWAISLFFMLLSGLQIFNARPQLYIGKQSGFGYNNTIFEIGAVNTDAGPRGFTEIFGHRFDTTGVLGWSGPPGNETARGFPSWATIPSYYDLGTARVVHFFFAWILTTTLIVWLVASLVNGHIRRDLAPRLDDLKRLPRDIVDHARLKFHHTREYNTLQKMAYGGVLFVLLPLMIITGLAMSPSMNSVLPFLNEVLGGRQTARTIHFTVMLLLVGFFIIHILMILAAGPINELRSIITGWYRTDPPAHDDKTTERSA, encoded by the coding sequence ATGCAATCCGTTGCCAGAAGCCAATCCGCCACCGGACCGGACGCTCCCGTGTCGAGCGACAGCACGCTGATCTACCGGCAGTCGCGCTGGACGCGGCTGACGCACTGGATCTGGGCCATTTCGCTGTTCTTCATGCTGCTTTCCGGGCTGCAGATATTCAACGCCCGGCCACAGCTCTATATCGGCAAGCAATCCGGCTTCGGCTACAACAACACCATCTTCGAAATCGGCGCCGTGAACACCGATGCCGGGCCGCGCGGGTTCACCGAAATCTTCGGGCACCGCTTCGACACGACGGGCGTGCTCGGCTGGTCGGGTCCGCCAGGCAACGAGACGGCGCGCGGCTTCCCGTCCTGGGCGACCATTCCGTCCTATTATGACCTCGGCACCGCCCGCGTCGTGCATTTCTTCTTCGCCTGGATCCTGACGACGACCTTGATCGTCTGGCTGGTCGCCAGCCTGGTCAACGGCCATATCAGGCGCGATCTCGCCCCACGCCTGGACGACCTCAAGCGGCTGCCGCGCGACATCGTCGACCACGCCAGGCTGAAATTCCATCACACACGCGAATACAACACGCTGCAGAAAATGGCCTATGGCGGCGTGCTGTTCGTGCTGTTGCCGCTGATGATCATCACCGGCCTTGCCATGTCTCCCAGCATGAATTCGGTGCTGCCCTTCCTCAACGAAGTGCTCGGCGGCCGGCAGACGGCGCGCACCATCCATTTCACCGTCATGCTGCTGCTGGTCGGCTTCTTCATCATCCACATCCTGATGATCCTGGCCGCCGGCCCGATCAACGAATTGCGCTCGATCATCACCGGCTGGTACCGCACCGACCCTCCCGCGCATGACGACAAGACGACCGAGAGGAGTGCCTGA
- a CDS encoding molybdopterin-binding protein, producing the protein MAKFEISPNFQISRRKFLTAASLGASGIMLSGCDAFDSQLSIGSGLRSFLENANGLTYRAQRLLAGRDALAPEFTEADIRQPQRPNGVTAPDDDTYKGLLANNFADWRLEVSGLVEKPLSLSREQLQNMPSRTQITRHDCVEGWSCIAKWTGTPLSLVLDQAVVKPQARYVMFHCLDTIDRSLSGDIKYYGTIDLIDARHPQTILAYGLNGKPLPVENGAPLRVRVERQLGYKMPKYLYKIELVDGFANVGGGRGGYWEDNGYDWYGGI; encoded by the coding sequence ATGGCGAAGTTTGAGATCAGCCCCAATTTTCAGATCAGTCGAAGGAAATTCCTGACCGCCGCCAGCCTTGGCGCCTCCGGCATCATGCTGTCGGGCTGCGATGCCTTCGACAGCCAGTTGAGCATCGGCAGCGGCCTGCGCAGCTTCCTCGAAAACGCCAATGGCCTGACATATCGCGCCCAACGCCTGCTTGCCGGCCGTGACGCGCTGGCACCGGAATTCACCGAGGCCGACATCCGCCAGCCGCAGCGGCCGAACGGCGTTACCGCGCCTGACGATGACACCTATAAGGGCCTGCTCGCCAACAATTTCGCCGACTGGCGGCTGGAAGTCTCAGGCCTCGTCGAAAAGCCGCTGTCGCTCAGCCGCGAGCAGCTTCAGAACATGCCGAGCCGCACCCAGATCACCCGCCACGACTGCGTCGAGGGTTGGAGCTGCATCGCCAAATGGACCGGCACGCCGCTGTCGCTGGTGCTCGACCAGGCGGTGGTCAAGCCGCAGGCGCGTTACGTCATGTTCCACTGCCTCGACACGATCGACCGCAGCCTGTCCGGCGACATCAAATATTATGGCACGATCGACCTGATCGACGCCCGCCACCCGCAGACGATCCTCGCCTATGGCCTGAACGGCAAACCGCTCCCGGTCGAAAACGGCGCTCCGCTGCGTGTCCGCGTCGAGCGCCAGCTCGGCTACAAGATGCCGAAGTACCTCTACAAGATCGAGTTGGTCGACGGCTTCGCCAATGTCGGCGGCGGCCGCGGCGGCTATTGGGAAGACAATGGCTACGACTGGTACGGCGGGATTTGA
- the gcvT gene encoding glycine cleavage system aminomethyltransferase GcvT, whose protein sequence is MTGDDSKHLPLEDIHTAAGARFGAFAGWSMPLTYPAGVMKEHLHTREHVGLFDISHMKLFEVSGPQAVALLNRACPLDAGALEISQSKLSFFLNEAGGILDDLIVTRLGDTRFMVVANAGNAVADEKHLRELATNFDVKVEPLDRVFLAIQGPEAWAALSRAGIETGSLLFMHGVEPRKDWFMSRSGYTGEDGFEIGLPEADARDLVAKLLEDERVLWIGLAARDSLRLEAGLCLHGQDITPETDPAAAALMWAIPRDIRASGAFIGADALRAAVERGPAQKRVGLKPEGRQPVRAGVALFDADGNPAGHVTSGGFGPSAGHPVAMGYVAASLAKPGTRVFAEVRGTKIPVDISSLPFTPHRYRKG, encoded by the coding sequence ATGACGGGCGACGACTCAAAACACCTTCCTCTAGAAGATATCCACACAGCCGCCGGCGCGCGCTTCGGCGCCTTTGCCGGTTGGTCGATGCCGCTGACCTATCCGGCCGGCGTCATGAAGGAGCATCTGCACACCCGCGAGCATGTCGGTCTCTTCGATATCTCGCACATGAAACTGTTCGAGGTCAGCGGGCCGCAGGCGGTTGCACTGCTCAACCGCGCTTGCCCCTTGGATGCCGGCGCGCTCGAAATCTCGCAGTCGAAACTGTCCTTCTTCCTCAATGAGGCCGGCGGCATTCTCGACGACCTGATCGTCACCCGGCTCGGCGATACCAGGTTCATGGTGGTCGCCAATGCCGGCAACGCCGTCGCCGACGAAAAGCATCTGCGTGAGCTGGCCACGAATTTTGATGTGAAGGTCGAGCCGCTCGACCGCGTCTTCCTCGCTATCCAGGGCCCGGAAGCATGGGCGGCTCTTTCCCGCGCCGGCATCGAGACCGGCTCGCTGCTGTTCATGCATGGCGTCGAACCGCGGAAAGACTGGTTCATGAGCCGGTCTGGCTACACTGGCGAGGACGGTTTCGAGATCGGGCTGCCGGAGGCCGACGCGCGCGATCTCGTCGCGAAGCTACTCGAAGATGAGCGTGTGCTGTGGATCGGCCTTGCCGCGCGCGACAGCCTGCGGCTTGAGGCTGGGCTTTGCCTGCATGGCCAGGACATCACGCCGGAGACCGACCCGGCCGCTGCCGCGCTGATGTGGGCAATCCCCAGGGATATCCGCGCTTCCGGGGCGTTCATAGGCGCCGACGCCTTGCGCGCCGCCGTGGAACGCGGCCCAGCGCAAAAGCGCGTCGGGTTGAAGCCGGAAGGCCGCCAGCCGGTGCGCGCCGGCGTTGCTCTGTTCGACGCCGACGGCAATCCCGCCGGCCATGTCACATCGGGCGGCTTTGGCCCCTCGGCCGGCCATCCGGTCGCCATGGGCTATGTCGCCGCATCGCTGGCAAAGCCCGGCACACGGGTGTTCGCCGAGGTACGCGGCACGAAGATCCCCGTCGATATCAGTTCCCTGCCCTTCACCCCTCATCGCTACCGCAAAGGATGA
- the gcvH gene encoding glycine cleavage system protein GcvH: MAKTYFTSDHEWLRVEGGIATVGITDYAQEQLGDLVFVELPETGKKLTKGDTAVVVESVKAASDVYAPVDGEITEANGTLSSDPSLVNSAATGAGWLWKMRLADESQLAGLMDEAAYKAHIA, from the coding sequence ATGGCAAAGACCTATTTCACATCAGATCACGAATGGCTCCGCGTTGAGGGCGGCATCGCCACCGTCGGCATCACCGACTACGCGCAGGAGCAGCTCGGCGACCTCGTCTTCGTCGAACTGCCGGAAACGGGCAAGAAGCTGACCAAGGGCGACACCGCCGTCGTGGTCGAATCCGTCAAGGCGGCTTCCGACGTTTACGCGCCGGTCGACGGCGAGATCACCGAGGCCAACGGCACGCTGTCTTCCGACCCGTCGCTGGTCAACTCGGCGGCAACCGGCGCCGGCTGGCTGTGGAAGATGAGGCTTGCCGACGAAAGCCAGCTCGCCGGCCTCATGGATGAGGCCGCCTACAAAGCCCATATCGCCTGA